In Microcoleus sp. bin38.metabat.b11b12b14.051, a single genomic region encodes these proteins:
- a CDS encoding ABC transporter ATP-binding protein, which translates to MSQSILEFDRTFYSYPCTSRVAIHDLSLKIPAGKRCGLIGQNGCGKTTLFLLANGLYQPQQGIIRWEGEPFGYDRKSLMKLRQQIGLVFQNPEHQLVASTVEEDISYGLYNQGLPEFEIAQQVERAIEQFDLSELAREPIHNLSLGQKKRVSIADIMVLEPKLLLLDEPTAYLDPRHTRQLIGLLQQIHAAGTTILLASHDLDFIYRWADWVFVMDRGKLILEGTPETVFAQRDVLEQLQLGVPLAIELIDQIKDIVDRDGNSKMPNFEELQQQIFQWRRRG; encoded by the coding sequence ATGTCTCAATCAATTCTCGAATTCGATCGCACTTTCTACTCATATCCGTGCACTTCGCGAGTAGCAATTCACGATTTAAGCCTGAAAATCCCCGCCGGGAAACGCTGCGGGCTGATCGGTCAAAATGGCTGCGGTAAAACCACCTTGTTTCTGCTAGCCAACGGCTTGTACCAACCGCAACAGGGAATCATTCGCTGGGAAGGCGAACCCTTTGGCTACGATCGCAAATCTCTGATGAAACTGCGCCAACAAATCGGACTCGTCTTTCAAAATCCCGAACATCAGTTAGTCGCTTCCACTGTAGAAGAAGACATCTCCTACGGATTGTACAATCAAGGATTGCCAGAATTTGAAATTGCTCAACAGGTGGAACGGGCGATCGAGCAATTTGACTTAAGCGAGCTCGCCCGCGAACCAATCCACAACCTCAGTTTAGGACAAAAAAAGCGAGTTTCGATCGCCGATATCATGGTGCTAGAGCCGAAACTGCTACTGCTAGACGAACCAACGGCCTATCTCGATCCGCGCCACACGCGACAACTCATCGGTTTGCTGCAACAAATCCACGCAGCCGGAACCACCATACTTTTAGCAAGTCACGACCTCGATTTCATCTACCGCTGGGCTGATTGGGTGTTTGTGATGGATCGAGGAAAACTAATTCTCGAAGGGACACCGGAAACCGTTTTTGCTCAGCGGGATGTCTTGGAACAATTGCAGCTTGGCGTACCGCTGGCGATCGAGCTAATCGACCAAATCAAGGATATCGTCGATCGAGATGGTAACTCAAAAATGCCCAATTTCGAGGAATTGCAACAACAAATTTTCCAATGGCGCCGGCGGGGTTAA